A genomic segment from Mucilaginibacter terrenus encodes:
- a CDS encoding energy transducer TonB, whose protein sequence is MRSVFTLLLFCLSLSAFAQKEEPKNVYFLTNKGRYLEVLDSADYIRVVKMPDSGSVLYNVTEFYKSGKPKLIGKSTKIDPPWYEGQTVAFYENGRRKNTLSYKQGRLSGDAFEYYPNGRLYWALTYPDPEKKDTTFKNGYKITTSSDSLGNGGVADGNGYYKGYDDKFKYVNEEGWIKAGLRDSIWKGKSLEQKLTFEELYKNGKLVKGIVVDSTGTMSDYKDSRMTFPRFTKGESGFGQFLVRTMRYPETERRNNIQGVVVLGFVVERDGRLTDIKVNKSAGKGLDEEAVRVMKISPLWTPGTMYGKPIRVNYTVPISFRLQ, encoded by the coding sequence ATGAGATCTGTTTTCACCCTCCTGCTTTTTTGCTTGTCGCTATCTGCGTTTGCACAAAAAGAAGAACCAAAAAACGTTTATTTTCTTACCAATAAAGGGCGGTACCTAGAGGTTTTAGACAGTGCCGATTACATCCGTGTTGTTAAAATGCCCGATTCTGGTTCCGTTTTGTATAATGTTACCGAATTTTATAAAAGCGGCAAACCAAAGCTTATAGGCAAATCGACCAAAATTGACCCACCCTGGTACGAGGGGCAAACAGTTGCTTTTTATGAAAACGGCCGCCGTAAAAACACCCTAAGTTATAAACAGGGACGTCTATCTGGAGACGCTTTTGAATACTATCCAAATGGCAGGCTTTACTGGGCCCTGACTTACCCCGATCCCGAAAAAAAAGACACCACATTCAAGAATGGCTATAAAATTACGACAAGTTCCGACTCGTTGGGTAACGGCGGAGTAGCTGACGGTAACGGATATTACAAAGGCTACGATGACAAGTTTAAGTATGTAAACGAGGAAGGCTGGATAAAAGCTGGGTTAAGGGATAGCATATGGAAAGGCAAGTCTTTGGAGCAGAAACTAACGTTTGAAGAGCTGTATAAAAATGGCAAACTTGTTAAAGGCATTGTTGTAGACAGTACGGGCACCATGTCTGACTATAAAGACAGCAGAATGACCTTTCCCAGATTTACGAAAGGTGAATCTGGCTTTGGACAGTTTCTCGTCCGCACAATGAGATACCCTGAGACAGAACGGCGTAATAATATACAGGGCGTGGTTGTGTTAGGCTTTGTTGTGGAAAGAGATGGAAGACTGACAGATATCAAAGTAAATAAATCAGCAGGTAAAGGACTCGATGAAGAAGCTGTTCGTGTGATGAAAATCTCCCCGCTCTGGACCCCGGGAACAATGTACGGTAAACCCATAAGAGTTAATTACACTGTGCCAATAAGTTTCAGATTACAGTAA
- the carB gene encoding carbamoyl-phosphate synthase large subunit: MPKDTSIKSVLIIGSGPIIIGQACEFDYAGSQAALSLKDEGISVSIINSNPATIMTDKVIADHVYLLPLTCESLEQILQEQQIDAVLPTMGGQTALNLCIEASERGIWEKYGIKVVGVDVAAIEKTENREAFRQLMVDIGVGVAKSKIANSFLEGKEAAQEIGFPLVIRPSYTLGGKGAGFVHKKEEFDAALSRGLQASPTHEVLVEQAVLGWKEYELELLRDNRDNVIIICSIENFDPMGIHTGDSITVAPAMTLSDRCYQQMRNQAIKMMRAIGNFAGGCNVQFSVNPADESIIAIEINPRVSRSSALASKATGYPIAKIAAKLAIGYNLDEIENQITKTTSAYFEPTLDYVIVKVPRWNFDKFKGANRELGLQMKSVGEVMGIGRSFIEALQKACQSLEIGRAGLGADGRQSRNLDEIMHSLEHPSWDRLFHIYDAMSLGVPMESIRKVTKIDRWFLNQIQDIVNLENELRRYSLNNVPEEFLYTLKQKGFSDVQIAYILGNSTTEEEVYQRRKALGIRRVYKMVDTCAAEFPAKTPYFYSTYEGENESVVSDKKKIIVLGSGPNRIGQGIEFDYSCVHGLLAAKESGFEAIMINCNPETVSTDFNMADKLYFEPVFWEHVREIIDLEQPYGVIVQLGGQTALKMAEKLHEHGIRIIGTDFNNMDIAEDRGRFSDLLKDLGIPYPKYGVAESAEEALEVAHEVGYPVLVRPSYVLGGQGMSIVINDEDLEKAVVNLLKNLPGNRVLIDHFLDRAAEAESDSIHDGEDVHIIGMMEHIEPAGIHSGDSFAVLPPFDLSENVISQIEEYTEKIARALNVRGLLNIQFAIKEDKVYVIEANPRASRTVPFIAKAYDVPYINIAAKVMLGVNKLKDFTIERKLKGYAIKEPVFSFDKFPEVNKELGPEMKSTGEAIRFIPDLQDPYFRHLYKEKSMYLSK; encoded by the coding sequence ATGCCCAAAGATACCTCCATCAAATCCGTTCTGATCATTGGCTCCGGCCCTATTATTATTGGCCAAGCCTGCGAATTTGATTACGCCGGCTCACAAGCAGCCCTATCCTTAAAAGACGAAGGCATTTCTGTATCCATCATTAATAGCAACCCTGCTACTATCATGACGGATAAAGTTATCGCCGATCATGTTTACCTCCTTCCGCTTACCTGCGAAAGCTTGGAACAGATACTTCAGGAACAACAAATTGATGCCGTACTGCCTACAATGGGTGGCCAAACAGCATTAAACTTGTGTATAGAAGCATCTGAACGCGGTATATGGGAAAAATATGGTATTAAAGTGGTAGGTGTTGACGTTGCCGCTATTGAAAAAACAGAAAACCGCGAAGCTTTCCGCCAGCTGATGGTAGATATTGGCGTTGGTGTTGCCAAATCAAAAATAGCCAATTCTTTCCTGGAAGGTAAAGAAGCCGCTCAGGAAATTGGTTTCCCGCTGGTTATCCGCCCAAGCTATACACTTGGTGGTAAAGGCGCCGGTTTCGTGCACAAAAAAGAAGAATTTGATGCTGCCTTAAGCCGCGGCCTGCAGGCTTCCCCTACCCATGAGGTATTGGTAGAACAGGCTGTTTTAGGCTGGAAAGAATACGAGCTGGAGCTTTTGCGTGATAATCGTGATAACGTAATCATCATCTGCTCTATCGAGAACTTTGACCCGATGGGTATCCACACCGGCGACTCGATTACTGTTGCACCTGCTATGACCCTGAGTGACCGCTGCTACCAGCAGATGCGCAACCAGGCCATCAAGATGATGCGCGCCATTGGCAACTTCGCGGGAGGCTGTAACGTACAGTTCTCGGTAAACCCGGCTGACGAAAGCATCATCGCTATCGAGATCAACCCGCGTGTATCGCGTTCATCCGCATTGGCGTCTAAAGCTACTGGTTACCCTATCGCTAAAATTGCTGCAAAGCTGGCTATAGGCTACAATCTGGACGAAATAGAAAACCAGATCACCAAAACCACCTCGGCTTACTTTGAGCCAACGCTGGATTACGTGATCGTAAAAGTTCCACGCTGGAACTTTGATAAATTTAAAGGAGCTAACCGCGAGCTTGGCCTGCAGATGAAATCTGTTGGTGAGGTTATGGGTATCGGCCGCAGCTTTATAGAGGCCTTGCAGAAAGCCTGCCAGAGCCTTGAAATTGGCCGCGCCGGCCTTGGTGCCGACGGCCGCCAAAGCCGCAACCTGGACGAGATTATGCACAGCCTGGAGCACCCAAGCTGGGACAGGCTGTTCCACATCTATGATGCTATGAGCCTGGGTGTGCCAATGGAGTCTATCCGCAAGGTCACCAAGATCGACCGCTGGTTCCTGAACCAGATTCAGGACATCGTGAACCTGGAGAATGAACTGCGCCGCTACTCGCTTAACAACGTTCCTGAAGAGTTCTTATACACGCTAAAACAAAAAGGTTTCTCTGACGTGCAGATAGCCTACATACTGGGCAACTCTACCACCGAAGAAGAAGTTTATCAGCGCCGCAAAGCACTTGGTATCCGCAGGGTTTACAAAATGGTTGACACATGTGCGGCTGAGTTCCCTGCGAAAACGCCATATTTCTACTCAACTTACGAAGGCGAGAACGAATCTGTGGTATCTGATAAGAAAAAGATCATCGTTCTGGGTTCGGGCCCTAACCGTATAGGCCAGGGTATAGAGTTCGATTACAGCTGTGTGCACGGCTTGCTGGCTGCTAAAGAAAGCGGTTTTGAGGCGATCATGATCAACTGTAACCCTGAGACGGTATCTACCGACTTCAACATGGCTGATAAGCTATACTTTGAGCCGGTTTTCTGGGAACATGTTCGCGAGATCATCGACCTGGAGCAGCCTTATGGTGTCATTGTTCAGTTGGGTGGGCAAACCGCGCTTAAGATGGCCGAAAAGCTTCATGAGCACGGCATCCGAATTATAGGTACCGACTTTAACAACATGGATATCGCGGAAGACCGCGGCCGTTTCAGTGACCTGCTAAAAGACCTTGGCATTCCTTATCCGAAATATGGTGTAGCCGAGAGCGCTGAAGAAGCATTGGAAGTTGCACATGAAGTTGGATACCCTGTATTGGTTCGTCCTAGCTACGTGTTAGGCGGACAGGGCATGAGCATTGTGATAAACGATGAGGACCTGGAAAAAGCGGTGGTAAATTTGCTTAAAAATCTACCGGGTAACCGCGTGCTGATTGACCACTTCCTTGACCGTGCTGCCGAAGCCGAGTCAGACTCCATACACGACGGTGAAGATGTGCACATTATTGGCATGATGGAACACATTGAGCCGGCTGGTATACACTCTGGCGACTCATTCGCGGTACTACCGCCGTTCGATTTGAGCGAAAACGTGATCAGCCAGATAGAGGAATATACTGAGAAAATTGCCCGTGCACTTAATGTAAGAGGCTTGCTAAACATCCAGTTTGCTATTAAGGAGGACAAGGTTTACGTGATAGAAGCCAACCCGCGGGCTTCGCGTACGGTGCCTTTCATTGCTAAAGCTTACGATGTGCCTTACATCAACATTGCGGCTAAAGTGATGCTTGGCGTTAATAAACTGAAAGACTTTACCATAGAGCGCAAGCTTAAGGGATATGCAATAAAAGAACCCGTGTTTTCGTTTGATAAATTCCCGGAAGTAAACAAGGAACTTGGCCCTGAAATGAAATCAACAGGTGAGGCCATCCGTTTCATCCCCGATTTGCAGGACCCATATTTCAGGCACCTGTATAAAGAAAAATCGATGTACTTGAGTAAATAA
- the panD gene encoding aspartate 1-decarboxylase, whose translation MIIEILKSKLHRVKVTQAELNYVGSITIDEDLIEAANIIPNEKVQIVNNNNGARFETYVIKGERGSGTVCLNGATARLAQVGDIVIIMSYAYMEAAEARNYEPILIFPDNNNKLIK comes from the coding sequence ATGATCATCGAGATATTAAAATCGAAACTTCACCGGGTTAAAGTTACTCAGGCAGAGCTTAATTATGTAGGCAGCATCACCATTGATGAGGACCTGATAGAAGCGGCGAATATCATCCCAAACGAAAAGGTGCAGATTGTTAACAATAACAACGGTGCCCGTTTTGAAACCTACGTCATAAAAGGCGAACGCGGCAGCGGTACAGTTTGTCTTAACGGAGCAACCGCCCGGTTAGCACAGGTTGGCGATATAGTTATAATTATGTCATACGCTTACATGGAAGCGGCAGAAGCCCGCAACTATGAACCAATTTTAATTTTCCCGGATAATAATAACAAACTTATTAAGTAA